Genomic DNA from Deltaproteobacteria bacterium:
CCCTGGCCGTAATCGCCCTGACCCTCAAGGATGTCTTCGGCCTGAAGGACATCAACGAACTGCCCCTGTCCTTCGACGTGGCCTGGTACGAGCAGAAGGCCGTGGCCGTGCTCCTGGCCCTGCTGTACCTCGGCGTCAAGGGCATTCGTCTGGGACCGACGCTCCCGGCCTTCCTCTCGCCCAATGTGGCCAAGGTCCTGGTCGATAAATTCGGGATCAAGGGGGTAGGCGACGCGAAGGAGGACGTGGAGGCCATGATGGCCGGCGCATAGAACGTCCCGCCGGTCCGGGGGCAAACCTTCCGACCGACGGGGTAACGCGCCAGTCGATTGGGACGAACGCCCCGCCGGTCTGGGGGCAAACCCCCCGCTTGGCTTGTTTTATAAATTGTGCTATGTCCGTGTCTTTTCCCGGTTTCTTCTCCCGAGGGGGGAGGAACGGGAAAGGGCGGGATTCCGGCCGAACGCGACGGGGCGTGCGTGACCGGATTTCCTTCGCACGACTTCTGGGGAACGGTCCATGTTCCGGGAAACACGAACGGTTCGTCTTATGGTCGAGCTTTATTGCAGGCATCACCACGGCGGCAAGGGGATCTGCGGAGATTGCGGCGCCCTGGCTGATTATGCGGCGAAGCGGATCGAAAAATGTCCCTTCGGCCGGAACAAGCCTGTCTGCTCCCAATGCTCCGTCCACTGCTTCAGGCCGGATATGAGGGAGCGGATCCGGGAGGTCATGCGTTACGCCGGGCCCCGCATCACCCTGCGCCATCCCGTGCTTGCCCTCGATCATCTGCGAAGGAGGCTGAGGGGACGATGAGGATCTCCCGCTGCCCCGGCCGTCCCTTCGGTTTCGCCCGGGGCTGGGTTCATCTGAAAAATATCGGGCCGTCCTGCCGGCCCATGAGGCGGTTGCCGCGGCCAACCGGGCGGCGGGCGTGAATGACTGACTAACCGAACGGCCCAGGGCCGTGGAAGGAGAACGAACATGACCGTTACCGTCAGCGAGATTAAGGATCTGATCCAATACCAGGAAAACTCCGTCGTCAGCCGTGA
This window encodes:
- a CDS encoding nitrous oxide-stimulated promoter family protein, with amino-acid sequence MFRETRTVRLMVELYCRHHHGGKGICGDCGALADYAAKRIEKCPFGRNKPVCSQCSVHCFRPDMRERIREVMRYAGPRITLRHPVLALDHLRRRLRGR